The genome window GACGATTTCGACGTTGATCTCGCAGCGTGTTTCGTCAAACGGACGATTGGGTATCTGAAACGCTTGACATTTGTATTCGATATTTCGTGACAACGTCGGTGATGCTCAGTCTCAGTTCGGTTGGTACGATTCAACACCTCCATTATCCTACGCACGTTCATGCCCATCAAGTGTTTACAAAATGTCTCCAGAGACATGCTCAACAGGTACGCAGTCTCTGCCATGTAGATCTGATTTGGGGCTTTGTGGATGGTACTCTCCGTCCAGTTGCTCGGCCAGGTAGAGGACAGGAAGCAGTCTACAATGGCTGGAAACACTTTCACGCTCTCAAGTATCAGATCATCAGCATACCAGACGGCTGGATCTTTGCCCAGGGGCCATGGGACGGCAGCCAGGATGACTGGTTAGTCTGGAAGATGTCTGGCTTTGCAGACTGGCTACAAGCATCTTCATTTTCCAATGACGGCAAGATACTTTCACTGTTTGGGGACAAAAGGTatcatctcgatcatcaCCTCATCATCCCTTACAAAGGGAACAACATGAGCTGTAAAGAAACTCGATTCAACGTCATCATGAACAAGTATCGCATCACAGTGGAGCGGGCCATTGGCTCTGTTGGTGTTCTGTTCCCTCGGCTAAAAAAaagacagcagcagaaatTCCTCTTGACCCCCATTGCAGGCGACTATCTTGTTGGTGTCATCTTGCGCAATCCATTGTCGTGCTTGAAGGGGAATACAACATCACGATACTTTGGCAACGCTTGACATGTACTTTACCGAAAGGGTTCCCTAATCTCACTCTGCATGAGCATACGTAGGACCATATCAATCTTTGAACTAAGACCACTGAGCCCCTGTTTGATTCCAGTCAGCTCCGTTCGCAGCTGGCTGACCTGACTCCTGATTGCAGCCACTTCTTGATCCGATGACTGAGAAGTACCATGGTTCTGTTGGCTCCCATGGACAAACGTAGCTGCGTGAAGATCAATCAGCCTGTTCACGCCTTTGACAAGGGTGTCACTGATTTGCATCTGTAGCATCCGCCGCCTCTTTTGTGCTGGTGAGGTATGTGTGCTACTGCCATCATCTGTCTCTCCAGTCCCATCTTgatcctcgtcatcttgaGAGTCTTGACTTGTGCTTGCGTGCTGCCTGTCTCGATGTCTCTGAAGGGCAAGTGGCTGACCAGTCAAGCCAGCCTCACGTGCCAGACTCACTGACTGTTTTCTTTTCAGGGTCGTCTGGTGGCGGCCAATGGGACTAGAAGCAGGTCTATGGTCATCCTTCTCATGTGGCTTCAGGAACGCCAATTTGAGAGAGGAGGTGTTGTACGAGTCAACAAGATTGTAGAGCAGCCGATAGgcctcatcctcatcaaAGTTTGCACCGGTTGCCCTCAATCGCAGTTGCTTTTGACTCCTGACATCATGGACCATCTTGCGCCACTGTGCCTCAAAGGCTCCAGCATTCCGTGCCTGCCTTCCATGTGTTGCAAGAGCCTGGTTTGTTTAGTCCAATGCATCCGTCCATGCTGTTAGAGCCTCTTCTCTTGATGCTGTTGTCCATGGATTATGATTGTCAAGTGCGGTTATGAAACAAAGACGGTCAACAGCTGACCAGTTTGCACCTCTGGGACGGGCTTTACTTGGAGTTACTGTGACCAGCTCTATCTCCTGTTCATCTGAGGAAGGTACTGGTGATGCATTCCTGGCTTCATTGCTGCTTTCCGCTGAACTGTGATCCAGATAACTCCGTAGCTCTGCTGATTGACTGTCCATTTCAAGTATCAGAATGTCGCTCTGACTTCCAGGACTGCACAAGAGATTGCTGGCCAAGGGAGGTCTGGAGCGCTCAAAAGGTGGTGATGAAGTGGATTGGAACGACCCAAATGTCTGAGGTTGAGAAAACACGGTGGTGTGCGGAAAGAAAGAGAGGGACGCGCCCTAGCCCCCATTTTAACATTCAAAATTCCCGTCAGAAGTTGTTGATGGTCTGCTGGAAATTGCACTTGAAGAAAGTCTGAattgatggtgatggtcaGGAAGCAAGATTGACGCAGACAAAGAAGCGATTTCAAACTTTTTGGATCCAAAACCTCTAAATCCAATTTTGCCCGTGAGCTAAATTTTGACTTTGGCTTCTCGTCGGATCGCGTCTGGCCAAAACCTCTCTATTGAGCTTTTTCTCGCGTCGTTTTTCCACACATTCCACGTGAACTCTGTTGTGGAGGGTACAGTCTCGTGATCAAaggcaatcgtgaattgatTTTTTTATTGCAAAAATGAGATGAGAAAAACAAACATTTATTTTCACCAATGTGCATGCAGGCTCTCAACAAGAACGAAGATGAGATTGGTAGGTCAGCGTGTAGGCGATCCGGACCTCTGAGGGTGTGGCGGTCGTCATCAGTCTGATTCAAGTACTTGAGGAGGTAAAGGGATGCGGTTCGTGCCGTATTGACTTGCCTGGACATATGTCGTGCGAGGGCGCCGAACGCGAAAGAGATATCCGGGCGGGCGGTATTGGATATCCAAAGCAATTGACCAACGAATTGTTGGTACATTTTGGCGTGTTCCGGTGAACATTCATCGTCGTCAGTGGCATGGATGAGGTATGGCATAGGGATGTGAGATTTAGTGGTAGGGTCATTGAGCCATTTGCGGGCGGTATCACGGATGTTACCTATCACATTCAGGAAGAAAGTGCGTTGGGAGCGGTCACGATGACTTTTAATCTCGAGGAATTCTTGGACGGGGCCTTTGTCTTCAATCTTCCACTTGCCCGCAACTTCGGCCTTGGTCCGCCTGACCTCTTCGTGTGACAGAGATGCGATGAACATAATGTCGACGTAAGCCGTGACCACCCCGAGGGGTGTGAACCGGAACCCCGAGTGCAGAGGCATGGTGCGCTGGGCATGATGGGAATAGGAATAGGAATAATACTTAACTTCTTGCACTGGCAATCGCCCACCCACGCATACTACGAACGACAGGCCCAAAACTCCATTGTGGGGATTGGTACCATCACCGGACAATCACTCGGAGTTTAGCTCGTGCTGTCTCTGGACTCGACCGTTGCAATTATAACCGTCAAATCGAGGAGCAGTCGTGACCTCGAAGGAAAAATGGGGGTTACGCTCGTTGCTCGACTTTATTATTTCCAAGCGACAATGCCGGCGTCATGAGCAAGAACACCAAAAGCCGGGTCATTGTCCTCAAACAGCTGACTTGGTGGTCCAAACCCGAACGACTCGTTGTTCTCATCGTCAGCATGGTCATGTTTGCGCACAAGTAAGACGTTGTCGCAATACAAGACAGGACCGAAGCGATGAGAAACGATCAATGTGGTGAACCCTCCAAACGCGGTGGCATCGTGCAAAAGTTGACCTAGCAGTGCATCGCCTGCTTCGTCTAGGGAAGCTTTTGGTTCGTCCAAGATCAACAACGTGCCTTTTTTGCCGTCGTGGTTTGTGCGGATAGCTTGACAGGCGAGTATAAGCTTagcaagggcaagcagTTGCTTTTGACCGTTGCTGAGTTGAATCTCGCCACTCTGTACCTGGTCTAGAGGTATATCCAAGCCGCCAAGTTTGAGAGCCAGGTCGTCCAACGAGACGCGTTTGAGAGCTTGCCAGAGATCCGAGTCTGCAAGTTGCATACGATCCTCATCGACAAGCACACACAGATTCTGACGTAACGTACAGCTAGGAACCACCGCCGCCTGTTGAGGTAGCACCAAGACACGCTTTCTCAATCCAGCCAGGCCGATCCAGCTTGCGTCGTCTCCATCGAGCCATATGTTGCCGGCGGAAAGAGGGGTAAATCGTAACAgcgccgagatgagcgaCAATTTTCCACTACCAGTTCGACCGACGACAGCAACCTTTTCACTGGGTGCCAAGTGGAAAGACAGGTTACGTAGAACTTTGGTAGGGATGCCCGTGTCAGGATTAATGTGATTGACGCTGATGCATCGGGCGACGACGTTGGCTCCAACTAAGCACGAAGTTGCAGATGTTGTCGACTGCGTTTTGTGAGgatctgcctctgcctctaGTGCTGCTACCTGTTGCAGACGCTCGATAGCGACCAAGCACAGTTCGGGTTGCGTCCACGCCTTGGTAAGCATAGTGATCGCCGCAGTCAGGATCATCAATTGTGTCAACCCAACCGCCACCCAGCCCACAGTAGACTGACTTGAACCTCCCTCTCGTGCACTGCGCTGTGCTAGCCCGACACTGAGGGAACAGAGTGCAGTCGAAATACCCGCTACGATCAAGCCAGATACCAAGGTCAACCAACGCATCAACGACAAATTTAAGAAGAATGCCCTTTGACTGCGTGACACCAGCACCTCGTTCAGCCTGGTAAAGACCCTGTGACCTGCAAAGGCACGAAAGGTCACGATACCATCAATGTTTCGCCAAACAGCGTGTACAGCGGACTCTTGCACTCCAAGTCCAGCTTTCGAACTTGGCCTGAGGTCTGCGGGTAGAAGCTCTTGATCAGCCAAAGTGCTAGTAGCAAGATGGGTAGGATGAGCAAGAACCAAGGCGAAGCCAACGAAAGCAGCATCACGCTTCCCAGAACTACACCGAGGTTGGAAGATACGTTGAAGATGGCCTTGGTCATATCGTTGTCCGAAACAAACAGATCTTGACTGAATCCGTTCACAATACTTTCCGCTGAAGTGTTGAGGAAATACGATAGCGGTACAGCCAGAGTTGAAGCTAGTAGTAGAGAGTGCACCCTATGAGCACACGATTGGGCCACGCGTACGAAAAGGTAGTAGATCTGTCCTGCCAAGGCCAACGAGTTGAGCGTTCAAGTTTTCAATACACCGAGCCATGCTTTGAAATGGATTGCGGCTTGAGCTCTTCCGGCGTGCTCATTCTCCATGCGCGCAAAGGCTTGGCAAAGATTTTTCGCTGTCATTTGCTGTTGTGATTGCGCAAAGAATTGGTGTACGCACTTTCGATGGCAGTCATTGCATGGAAGAAAGGTGGCTGCAGTGGCAGGCGCACACTTTTTGCGAATGGATGCAACGGTGGGCAGgagcaagtcgtgagtgagagACGAGACACCCGCAACTAACTCGTTTACATTCCATGTTGGATGCTCGTTCTAGAGACAACATGTAAAACGCCTGTCAGACCGTAGGGTGTAGGTCTGTTTTATCTTCCTGACGTGAAAAAGCGGCCTTGCTTCCATATTCTTCTCTTCGGCACTTTTTTGGTAGGGGTTGCTGCATAACATCGTATCTGTGCACATGAATATGAATACTTTCAGTAAAAGGCATGTGGTTATCGTCTGCCGTACCCTCAAAGATGTGAGCCAAGTCTACAAGGTCTTATACCGAATCGTGGGAAGCTGATGTTGGCACCGCAAAAGACTTTGCTGCAAGTTCGGCATCTGGAGCAGCCCAGCCATCCTGCCACTTTTTGCAAAAGTCTGGCCAACGTGGGTACAGACGTGTCGTCGCCATAGCCACGCCATCTCTCCACAGGATTCTCCACGGAGCCATTAACCACCAACGCTCTAGCCAGACGTACTGAAAGTATGACCTCCACTCGTATGCCACCTTGACTCTCGGATTGATCCAAATCCGCGGCCTGAGCGGTGCTACAGCACGATGGATGTCAAAAGACATCAACTGGCATTCGCTGGAAAAGCAGCGTGGCGAGGATCTGAATCGAAGCGGAAGCTCCAACGGTGGTTCTAGGGCGTCCGGGTTGACATCTTGAGCTGATGTCTGTAGAGTTTGGTTTGCTTGACTTCGGTCGAGGGTTGCTCGTTTCGCTGCTAGGGTCGAAACAGTATTGAGGTACCACCTTGCATCGAAAGCGCTTACACGTTCCAGCAAGCATTGACCAAAAGGNNNNNNNNNNNNNNNNNNNNNNNNNNNNNNNNNNNNNNNNNNNNNNNNNNNNNNNNNNNNNNNNNNNNNNNNNNNNNNNNNNNNNNNNNNNNNNNNNNNNCACACCGTTCAGCAAGCATTGACCAAAAAGGGACGCTCATCTCGAAGCGCTTGAATCTCGCGCTTATTGGCAAAGTAGGGCCATGTTCGCTTAGCGGTCTCGCCTTGCACATCCCTCATGACCCAGATGTCGTAGAAACCATTGCCAATAAAATCGAGAGCGCAAGCCTGGTCGTACCTGCCCGCATCGGTATCGAGAAGCTGCAGAATCGCATTTGGCTGAAAATAAACATCGTTTATCCACAGAACATGCGTAAAAGGTTGTCCTTTGTCGAACAGCTCCTTCAGGGGTTCTAGAGCTACGTTTCGGACATAGGCCAAGAAATCGATTCGACCGTTACGGTGTTGACCGAGGCCAACTTTTGTGCGCTTGTCGTCCATAAGAATGCGACGTGGTACGCCTAGCTGTTGAAGGTCGTGGTCGATCACAGAGAGCATCGGCTTGGTCTTATCGGAGGAGTGCGATTCGTAAATGCTGACGTACGTGTTGTTAACGCCAATAAGCTGGACCAGTTGTTGGAGTGCTGCAGAATAGTAAGGTAGCACATCTTGATTGTTGTGTAGATTGGAGGCGATGAAAACTTTCTTGTCTGTGTTGGCTCGACCTGCAGCTCTTGAAACGGCGACTGCGGATGGGTCGAGAGCGGATTGAACTTGACAGAGTGTGAagacaaggaagaggagatAGCTGCAAACGAAAACCAGCTTCGTTCTTGTCCATGGAGCAAGCCAGACAAATGTCAATGGCAGAGCAAAGAGGAACAGCGACAGGTAGAAGAAGATAGTCGAAAAAGTGTGAAAGAAAATACACAATGGCAAGGCAAGCAGCACTGTCAAGATGCTCACTATTGGCAAGATGCCAACTGCTCGTTTCGTCAAGGTTGACTCGGCTTCATGGTGATCTGCTCTACTGCGAAGCAGGATATAGTCTGTATGCCTGTATCGCTGCTGTTCACGGGTCAACTGTAAAGACCCCAAGAAGGAAGAGAACGCTTTGAGCTTGATCATGAAGAGACGCAGTACCGCCAAAACGTCTTGACTGGAGAGATAAAGAGGCAAAGAAGCCAATAGTACGAAGCGAAGAGGTGGTGAAAGAGACGCAGCCTGGAGAATCCACGATTTGGAAGTGTGCCGGCTAAGCGTCACTCGCTGGTTGAACGCTAGATGCTTGGATTGCGGCTGAGGCCTGTGGCGAGACCTGAGAGCTCGATGAGGCTCCCTGCCCGTCGAAAAAGGGGGGCTGGATGAGCACAAGGGCGAGCGACAAAGAAAGGGAGGGAGTATAGGGCGGGGAAATTCGAGCGCTAGGCGATGGCCAGCCTAGCGACGATGAGAAAGATGATGGAGGAGAAGAAAATAACGTAGATTCATGAAAAACACTGATTTACAGCGCCCGACATCTATAGATTTCTATTTATAGATGATGACATAGATATAAAGAAAATTCGGAGGCGAGCTCCGCTCTCCCAGGCGTCCTCGCCCTACCGCACGAGACGCAGCTGTTGGAATCACAGCAGTCAGTGCTTTCATTTCGGCTGTTGACAAGGCGGCGACCAACATTACGACTCGGCAAAAGCAGAAACAAAGAGGCCCGTGGACCAGTCTTCGGCTCCTTGAAAAGCTTCTGCAGGAAGACTGTGTGTCGCCTTCAAActtcttgagctgcagccCTAGCTTTCCGGCAGTCTTTGTGAATGGACGAGGCTTCTTGCCTGAAAAGtgatcatcatcgaccTTTTTAGTGAGCAAGTGAGTCGGCAGCACCCAACAGGATGAGAACCGAGGTGAGACCGCTCGTATTTGCACACACTCGAAAGACGCATCGTTAAGCGGAATGGGACGTCGGAAGCTTCACAAGCGAAGAGTAGACCAACATCTTATCTTGACTGATACAAACAAATATAGGATTGCATAGCATACAGACAAGAGCATTCTCTTATTCTACCACACCTCATCTTCCGCTACGTGGTCCTCAAAACCACCCGCTCGAGCGCCAACTTCATCCCGGCATTATCCACAATGAGCGCCTGTCCATGATTATACCCCTTCATCACACGGATACAATCATCTCCCACCCCTGCATCCCTCAAATAAGCCACACTGGCGGGTACATCGACCAGCACGTCCCGTTCCCCGAATACAAACAGCAAATCCTCCGGTCTGTGGCTTGGCAACTCGTCAGCCCAGAGGATCATATCGAACCAAAGGAAGCGGCGGGCGATTGTATGGGCAACCCCCAGCTCTCGGCTGACAAAGTACCCGAGCAGGACTTCGATGCCGGTTGCCCAGCGGCGGTGAATGAAGCTGTAACAAACACTGCCTTCCCACAAGCAGAACGATACGGGGTCGACCAGGATGTTTCGTACAAAAAGCTCGGGCGCTGTGCGAAGGAGCCAGCCGAGAACCATTGTGCCGTTGCTATGGCTTAGCGTTGCACAGCGCGAGAAGTTGTGCCGCTTCGAAATTGAGATGAGTGAGGAAGCCTGTTCGTCCTTCGATGGGGGCTCGAGAAAATACCGGGAGAAGATGTTGGTGCTAATGTGGGGCTGTAGCAAGATCACCACTCCgtcttggtgcttggcTAGCTTGCGGAGCATAGCTATGTACTGCCCCAAGCCGATCCCAAGACCGTGAAGGAAGACAATGGGCAGACTCTCCTTCTCCCCTTTAATCTTACTCGGCTTATTGGGCTGTGCAGGCTTGACGAGGAAACTACACTTGCCAGAGTTTTCGAGCCTGAACCCCTTTGTTAGCATAAGCCATGCGATGGTGCCGAAGGACACACCGTTGGTGACAACGTAGTACCCGAAAGGTCTATGCATCGTCCTCACGGGGTCCAATGTAAGTCGAATCGCTTTCACCTTTGGGTTCAAGCCCTTCTTCATATCGGTCCAACCCAGGCGGAGCTTGACCATCTCCAGCCCGTCGTTGATCAGGTGCGCGTATTGAGGGTCAGCCAGAGCGTCCTtcagcgagcgagcggaAAAGGCCCATGCCAGCCACTCCCTCATGTTGTCCTCGTAGATGTCTTCGATGGGAGCAAAGAAGAACCAGCTTCTCAGCCTTTCGCGGCGAGCAGAGGCGTCGTCTGGGTCCACATGCTTGTCCTTGAAAGCACACAAACCcattggctgctgctgcttgggCTTGTCATTACCTACGCCGTTGATGCGTTTGGTGAGCTTGGATTCGGGAGCAGGGCCGAGTCCAGCAGTGAGAGACTTTGTGAGAAGGATTTGGAGAGTGTCCATATCTACGTTGAGCGGAGGAGGGCGCGCAGCCGCCTTCTTGGTGAGGAACCACAAGTAGATGCTGAATGGCATTTCAATGAGCGCATAGATGTAACAGAATCTCGCCCAGAATCCATAGCCATGGGGGATGTCGATGGGATGGCCGGTCGAGTAGAAGCGGTATGCAAGAATGGCATAGCAGATAGGTGTAACGCTCCAGACTAGCGCTGCTGTAGTAAAGCCATAGATGAAACTGAGGCGGCGCTTGGGGTTGTGCCCCCTGTTGAAGCCCGAGACGGGATCTATCCTGTCCAACGGAACAAAATGCTGTTTATGAGTCGCCATGATGAGTCGTGTATTGTCAATGATGGTGGGGTGGAAGGCGACTGGACGCATGGACGCAAGGCCAGCTTTCATATCTGTTGACGAGGTGGGGCGCTTGAGCACAGCTGAGCGTTAATTTTGGACGTTGCGTCTCGGATGCAGTCGGAAATCGCCAACGTATGCAACTTGTGACTGTTTTGTGGGACGTAAGGCTGCACGTCACCTGCACGTCTGATTTTCAATTATTATTTTTCCGCTGGTGATGATCTCTCTTGAATTTTCTCCGAGATGCTTTCACGCGAAAGAAAAGTGGCTGTCCATGACTGACGCCTGCTCAGCCAAAATCAAAATGCCACGTTCAGATCTCGCACGCTGCCAGGATGCATCGCGAACCccacaatcacagaatcacgcTCGGGCCCTCCAGATACTGACTACGGCGATTGCACTCctgattgtgattgtgcgGACATGATCTACAATTTGGTACCAACCATCTCGACCCGTTTTTGTTCGGAAAATTGCCTCATCCAGTGGTGACACGCACTGCAGTCAATTACGCACGTCCCAATCTCTGAATCTCTGTAGGGACTTTGTATGCAGCTTTCTCTCGTAGACAAGCTCTAGCTCCAAAAGTCATGATCACCACAGATCGATGTATCTCCTCTCCACTCGGGCTTCCTGATAAGCAAGCTAACAACAGACATTCGCGATTACCGACGTCATACAATCTGTGCTTTCCTACCCTTcggctgcttgctgatcTTGCCCCTCCTGGCCAAGGCCGATGCTAACCCTAAGGCAGCCGCGCGTTAAGTTGAAGCGATCGGTGTTTGCGGGCTACAACTAACTTAGCAAAAGGTGGAACATACCTCTACtagcactcacgactgttgaTCGATTCATTGAGCACGACAAAGCACTATCGTTTTTTGTACACTAAAATTGTGGCCTCAGGATTCTGGCAAGACCACAAGCCGGCACGCACTTGGATCATGCTTGCTTGCCGGTACCCTTGTCTGCTGATTGCATCCTGCCATCACGGTTTGGCTGtatgcaatcacgaatgtagcTGACGATCTTTGCGGAAGAACCTGTCACAGAAAAAGTCGCCGCAAAGGATGCACGCTGACGAATTGCAACCAACTGACAGCAACGGATGAAAGAGAGCCATCCGAGTCGGAACCCATCTAGCATCAACTCGGTAAAGACTGCCGCGGCGGTTCCCTCTGatgacagcagcaaaaagGTGGTGCACGCAAATCAAATCAGCATGGGAGGCGAACTGCTGCTGTAATACAGTACTATTAACAGTATGATAAAtatactcacgactgtacaGTATTTTAAAGTCATGAATGCGGTTTGTGCCAAGAAAATTGATCCAACTTtttactcacgactgtataAGTGAACTTAACTTAGCGCAAGGCCCGTTTCCATGGAGCCGAGCGTTACCGAACGGGCCGTCGCTTTGGCGGTTCTTATGCATGGAACCACATCATATGGCGCAGCAGCCCTTCCGAAGATCCAGTGGTTGCTCGCATGCATACCGTTCCGGTCAAGATCGCCAAACGTTTGGCAACAGGGCCTTGACCTCGTAGCTATGAGCAAACGGTAGCTAAGAGGCAAGAAAAGGTGCCCACAAACGTATTCCCGATTGGATTCGAACCGAGACGCCGACATAACGTTACTGCAACACTTTCACACACTACACTTACCTCATTCATGCTGTCGACCTAACCACTTCTTTGGCAATTCTCTTACTTCTCTTGCACACGGCTTTGACAGCAACACCGGGGGCCACCGTATTGCCCAGGCACGTTCACGTTCTCG of Mycosarcoma maydis chromosome 7, whole genome shotgun sequence contains these proteins:
- a CDS encoding uncharacterized protein (related to Multidrug resistance-associated protein), producing MTAIERQIYYLFVRVAQSCAHRVHSLLLASTLAVPLSYFLNTSAESIVNGFSQDLFVSDNDMTKAIFNVSSNLGVVLGSVMLLSLASPWFLLILPILLLALWLIKSFYPQTSGQVRKLDLECKSPLYTLFGETLMGLYQAERGAGVTQSKGILLKFVVDALVDLGIWLDRSGVGLAQRSAREGGSSQSTVGWVAVGLTQLMILTAAITMLTKAWTQPELCLVAIERLQQVAALEAEADPHKTQSTTSATSCLVGANVVARCISVNHINPDTGIPTKVLRNLSFHLAPSEKVAVVGRTGSGKLSLISALLRFTPLSAGNIWLDGDDASWIGLAGLRKRVLVLPQQAAVVPSCTLRQNLCVLVDEDRMQLADSDLWQALKRVSLDDLALKLGGLDIPLDQVQSGEIQLSNGQKQLLALAKLILACQAIRTNHDGKKGTLLILDEPKASLDEAGDALLGQLLHDATAFGGFTTLIVSHRFGPVLYCDNVLLVRKHDHADDENNESFGFGPPSQLFEDNDPAFGVLAHDAGIVAWK